From a single Mobula birostris isolate sMobBir1 chromosome 13, sMobBir1.hap1, whole genome shotgun sequence genomic region:
- the LOC140208285 gene encoding uncharacterized protein, which yields MAHQRVHTRERPFTCSDCGKGFTQSSNLKVHQRVHTGERPFTCSDCGKGFARSSQLKVHQRIHTGERPFTCSDCGKGFTQLANLQAHQRVHTGERPFTCSDCGKGFARSSDLQIHQRVHTGERPFTCSDCGKGFTSSSQLKEHQRVHTGERPFTCSDCGNGFTSSSQLTVHQRLHTGERPFTCSDCGKGFTRSPDLQIHQRVHTGERPFTCSVCRKGFTQSSHLQIHQRVHTGQRPFTCSDCGKGFTQSAHLQEHQSVHTGEWPFTCSVCGKGFTSSSKLKVHQRVHTGERPFTCSVCGKGFNLSSHLKVHQRVHTGERPFTCTDCGKGFTLSSDLLKHQRFHTGERPFTCSVCGKGFTRSSDLQRHQQVHTGERPFTCSDCGKGFTQSSQLKVHRRVHTGERPFTCSDCGKGFTQASHLLRHQSVHTA from the coding sequence atggctcaccagcgagttcacaccagggagaggccgttcacctgctcagactgcgggaagggattcactcagtcatctaacctgaaggtacatcagagagttcacactggggagaggccattcacctgctcggactgtgggaagggattcgctcgatcatcccaactgaaggtacatcagcgaattcacactggggagaggccattcacctgctcagactgtgggaagggattcacacagttagctaacctacaagcacatcagcgagttcacactggggagaggccgttcacctgctcagactgtgggaagggatttgctcggtcatctgatctacagatacatcagcgagttcacactggggagaggccgttcacctgctcagactgtgggaagggattcacttcgtcatctcaactgaaggaacatcagagagttcacactggggagaggccgttcacctgctcagactgtgggaacggattcacttcgtcatctcaactgacgGTGCATCAGAGACTTCACAcgggggagagaccgttcacctgctcagactgtgggaagggattcactcgatcacctgatctgcagatacatcagcgagttcacactggggagaggccgttcacctgctcagtctgtaggaagggatttactcagtcatctcatctgcagatacatcagcgagttcacacagggcagaggccgttcacctgctcagactgtgggaagggattcacacagtcagCTCACCTACAagaacaccagtcagttcacactggggagtggccattcacctgctcagtctgtgggaagggattcacttcctcatctaaactgaaggtacatcagcgagttcacactggggagaggccattcacctgctcagtctgtgggaagggattcaatttatcatctcatctgaaggtacatcagcgagttcacactggagagaggccgttcacctgcacagactgtgggaagggattcactctgtcatctgacctactgaaacaccagcgatttcacactggggagaggccgttcacctgctcagtctgtgggaagggattcactcgatcatctgatctacagagacaccagcaagttcacactggggagaggccgttcacctgctcagactgtgggaagggattcactcagtcatcccaattGAAGGTGCAtcggagagttcacactggggagaggccgttcacctgctcagactgtgggaagggattcactcaggcatctcacctactgagacaccagtcagttcacactgcgtag